The Iamia majanohamensis genome window below encodes:
- a CDS encoding FadR/GntR family transcriptional regulator: MTSETTGGPSPVRFRRLAEQVADDLRRRILLGDLGDGAELPVEGLLREQYPVSKPTLREAMRVLEAEGLVTVRRGSIGGAVVHRPHTTNVAYTLGLVLAAQKVNISEVATALREVEPACAASCAERRDRSETVVPRLREIHQQATEVVGDLVAVTTASRQFHEAIVELCGNEPLRIMAGALEALWSTHESDWAHRMGEVAAIPTAERLDALEEHSSLIDLIEAGDAETARRSAATHLLTSQTYPESTPGVRVIDPDAVRASFVARTAASAAHTETGPR; encoded by the coding sequence GTGACCAGTGAGACCACCGGGGGGCCGTCCCCGGTCCGCTTCCGACGCCTGGCCGAGCAGGTCGCCGACGACCTGCGGCGTCGCATCCTGCTCGGCGACCTGGGCGACGGGGCCGAGCTCCCGGTCGAGGGCCTGCTGCGCGAGCAGTACCCCGTGAGCAAGCCCACCCTCCGAGAGGCCATGCGCGTGCTGGAGGCCGAAGGCCTCGTCACGGTGCGGCGGGGCAGCATCGGCGGCGCGGTGGTCCATCGTCCGCACACGACCAACGTCGCCTACACGCTCGGGCTGGTCCTGGCCGCCCAGAAGGTCAACATCAGCGAGGTCGCCACCGCGCTCCGGGAGGTCGAGCCCGCATGCGCCGCCAGCTGTGCCGAGCGTCGGGACCGGTCCGAGACCGTCGTGCCCCGCTTGCGCGAGATCCACCAGCAGGCCACCGAGGTCGTCGGCGACCTCGTCGCCGTCACCACGGCGAGCCGGCAGTTCCACGAGGCGATCGTGGAGCTGTGCGGCAACGAGCCCCTCAGGATCATGGCCGGCGCGCTCGAGGCGCTGTGGTCGACCCACGAGTCGGACTGGGCCCACCGCATGGGCGAGGTCGCGGCGATCCCGACCGCCGAGCGGCTCGACGCCCTCGAAGAGCATTCGTCGCTCATCGACCTCATCGAGGCCGGGGACGCCGAGACGGCGCGGCGCTCGGCCGCGACCCACCTCCTGACCTCGCAGACCTACCCGGAGAGCACCCCCGGGGTGCGGGTCATCGACCCCGACGCCGTCCGAGCCTCCTTCGTGGCCCGGACGGCGGCCTCGGCGGCGCACACCGAGACCGGACCCCGCTGA
- a CDS encoding GNAT family N-acetyltransferase translates to MAPADAPPPETPPVTVREVVDPDEVDGLVAPFARLTPQLSRSAPAPDAGVLGEIVASPASHLLVAEAGGEVLGSLTLVVFRIPTGLRAWIEDVVVDDVARGRGVGEALNRFALDLAASLGCRTVDLTSRPSREAANRLYRRLGFAPRETNVYRHES, encoded by the coding sequence GTGGCCCCCGCCGACGCCCCCCCGCCCGAGACGCCCCCGGTGACCGTGCGGGAGGTGGTCGACCCCGACGAGGTCGACGGCCTCGTCGCCCCCTTCGCCCGCCTGACCCCGCAGCTGTCGCGCTCCGCCCCCGCGCCGGACGCCGGCGTGCTGGGCGAGATCGTGGCCTCGCCGGCGTCGCACCTGCTGGTGGCCGAGGCCGGGGGCGAGGTCCTGGGGTCGCTCACCCTGGTGGTGTTCCGCATCCCCACCGGCCTGCGGGCCTGGATCGAGGACGTGGTGGTCGACGACGTGGCCCGGGGGCGCGGCGTGGGCGAGGCCCTCAACCGCTTCGCCCTCGACCTGGCCGCCTCCCTCGGCTGCCGCACCGTCGACCTCACCAGCCGCCCCAGCCGCGAGGCCGCCAACCGCCTCTACCGGCGCCTCGGGTTCGCGCCCCGCGAGACGAACGTCTACCGCCACGAGTCGTGA
- a CDS encoding NUDIX hydrolase N-terminal domain-containing protein, which translates to MDREPPTEVDLLRWSEALAGIARTGLGFTDSTYERERFEEVLAVAADIRHAAGHPVDPSQLVVEWMKQVGSGVPGYVTPKVAVGAVVGDDEGRLLLIQRADSGVWLYPTGWADIGYSPAEVARKEVHEETGIECEVERLIACFDGLRLGFSRVPLYSLVFHCRATGGSLVPHPLETRDVGWFGPDELPDPTAGADRWADMAFAAIRGDDVGAWFDHPRDPPWQGDPDAH; encoded by the coding sequence ATGGACCGCGAGCCGCCCACCGAGGTCGACCTGCTCCGCTGGAGCGAGGCGTTGGCCGGGATCGCCCGCACCGGCCTCGGGTTCACCGACAGCACCTACGAGCGCGAGCGCTTCGAGGAGGTGCTGGCCGTGGCGGCCGACATCCGCCACGCCGCCGGCCACCCCGTCGACCCCAGCCAGCTGGTCGTCGAGTGGATGAAGCAGGTGGGCTCGGGCGTGCCCGGCTACGTGACCCCCAAGGTGGCCGTGGGCGCCGTGGTGGGCGACGACGAGGGCCGCCTGCTGCTCATCCAGCGGGCCGACTCCGGGGTCTGGCTCTACCCGACGGGCTGGGCCGACATCGGCTACTCGCCGGCCGAGGTGGCCCGCAAGGAGGTCCACGAGGAGACCGGCATCGAGTGCGAGGTCGAGCGCCTCATCGCCTGCTTCGACGGGCTGCGCCTGGGCTTCAGCCGGGTGCCGCTCTACTCCCTCGTCTTCCACTGCCGGGCCACCGGCGGCTCCCTGGTGCCCCACCCGCTCGAGACCCGCGACGTGGGCTGGTTCGGGCCCGACGAGCTGCCCGACCCGACCGCCGGCGCCGACCGGTGGGCGGACATGGCCTTCGCCGCCATCCGCGGCGACGACGTCGGCGCCTGGTTCGACCACCCCCGCGACCCACCCTGGCAGGGCGACCCCGACGCCCACTGA
- a CDS encoding class I adenylate-forming enzyme family protein — translation MTDAPPVVSAREADAHREAGWWADETIADAVDAHAEQQPERAAYQGPDPVTWTELADATRRLGAQLVDLGVEPGARVAVWFPDGPLVHLALLAVERAGCTAVGVGARSGRREVVHLLRRTGARVVLTDARRADDAQRAVGAVAPDGTPPLVVTLEGPAAAPRAAVGGERLPAGDATALAGRRTGADDVFLINTTSGTTGLPKCVVHTQNRWRYFHQKAVAHGALTSEDVVLAAVPAPFGFGLWTSHVTPLLLGAPTVLLERFTPEQAGAAIERERVTVLCCVSTQFIMMLTTPGLEDHDLSSLRVMFTGGEAVPYERARAFEEATGATILQFYGSNETGLLSGTTLDDPPDRRLRTAGRVVSEMQVRLFDDGEDVTASGRGQPGCRGPATSLGYLDDDEANAELLTDDGWMLMGDIVEVDEDGYLTVVGRTSDLIIRGGKNISAAQVEADVATHPEVAQVAVVAMPDPVFGERACAYVEVVAGASLELADLVRHLVASGVSKELLPERLVVVDELPRSSGAKVAKGELRADIRRRLEAEAAAQGPARTREGAR, via the coding sequence ATGACCGACGCCCCTCCCGTGGTCAGTGCCCGCGAGGCGGATGCGCACCGGGAGGCCGGGTGGTGGGCCGATGAGACCATCGCCGACGCCGTCGACGCCCACGCCGAGCAGCAGCCCGAGCGCGCGGCCTACCAGGGGCCGGACCCGGTCACCTGGACCGAGCTGGCCGACGCGACGCGGCGCCTCGGGGCGCAGCTGGTCGACCTCGGGGTCGAGCCCGGTGCGCGTGTGGCGGTGTGGTTCCCCGATGGTCCGCTCGTGCACCTCGCCCTCCTGGCCGTCGAGCGGGCCGGCTGCACGGCCGTCGGCGTCGGGGCCCGCTCCGGTCGACGGGAGGTGGTCCACCTGCTCCGGCGCACGGGTGCGCGGGTCGTGCTGACCGACGCTCGTCGAGCCGACGACGCCCAGCGGGCGGTCGGGGCCGTCGCGCCGGACGGCACGCCGCCCCTCGTGGTCACCCTCGAGGGACCTGCCGCGGCCCCCCGCGCGGCCGTGGGCGGGGAGCGCCTCCCCGCCGGCGACGCCACCGCCCTCGCCGGGAGGCGCACGGGCGCCGACGACGTCTTCCTGATCAACACCACGTCGGGCACGACCGGGCTCCCGAAGTGCGTCGTGCACACGCAGAACCGCTGGCGGTACTTCCACCAGAAGGCGGTGGCCCACGGCGCTCTCACCTCCGAGGACGTCGTCCTGGCGGCGGTGCCCGCGCCGTTCGGCTTCGGCCTCTGGACCTCCCACGTGACGCCTCTGCTGCTCGGTGCGCCGACGGTCCTGCTCGAGCGGTTCACCCCGGAGCAGGCGGGCGCGGCCATCGAACGGGAGCGCGTCACGGTGCTCTGCTGCGTCAGCACCCAGTTCATCATGATGCTGACCACGCCCGGGCTGGAGGACCACGACCTCTCCTCGCTGCGGGTGATGTTCACCGGGGGCGAGGCCGTCCCGTACGAGCGCGCCCGTGCCTTCGAGGAGGCGACGGGCGCCACCATCCTTCAGTTCTACGGGTCGAACGAGACCGGCCTGCTCAGCGGCACGACCCTCGACGACCCTCCCGACCGACGGCTCCGCACCGCCGGGAGGGTGGTGTCCGAGATGCAGGTCCGCCTGTTCGACGACGGCGAGGACGTCACCGCGTCGGGTCGGGGACAGCCCGGCTGCCGCGGGCCGGCGACGAGCCTCGGGTACCTCGACGACGACGAGGCCAACGCCGAGCTCCTCACTGACGACGGCTGGATGCTCATGGGCGACATCGTGGAGGTCGACGAGGACGGCTACCTCACGGTCGTCGGTCGCACCTCGGACCTGATCATCCGCGGCGGCAAGAACATCAGCGCCGCCCAGGTCGAGGCCGACGTCGCCACCCACCCGGAGGTCGCCCAGGTCGCCGTGGTGGCCATGCCCGACCCCGTCTTCGGCGAGCGTGCGTGTGCCTACGTCGAGGTCGTCGCTGGCGCGTCGCTCGAGCTGGCCGACCTCGTCCGCCACCTGGTGGCGTCCGGCGTCTCCAAGGAGCTGCTCCCGGAGCGCCTCGTCGTGGTCGACGAGCTGCCCCGCTCCTCTGGCGCGAAGGTCGCCAAGGGCGAGCTGCGGGCCGACATCCGCCGACGTCTCGAGGCAGAGGCAGCTGCCCAGGGCCCGGCACGCACACGAGAAGGAGCCCGCTAG
- a CDS encoding WS/DGAT/MGAT family O-acyltransferase yields the protein MPYDRLSPQDSVFLHVEDDHQPLHVGALAYFEAGPLRDAEGRFDLERVRRRIASRLHLVPRFRKRIMTVPFDQGRPVWVDDEDFDLAYHVRLTAIPAPGSEAQVKLLMDRVQAQVLDRRRPLWELWFVDGVDDDRVALIQKTHHALVDGVSGIDVATVLLDLEPDTEDVEPPPWDPEPPPEASSLLVDSLVERASEPAELLRSARAALRVPRDVVERVGQVARTVVDLAHPTPSAPWNVPVTPHRRFEPARVELERAKALRRAASDRGHDLEGTTLNDVVLTACAGAMRAYLRGRGDDVAEDLVYRAMVPVSVRDVSEQMALGNRVSMMVADLPVGEPDPVERLRFVHAHMASRKEMGEAVGADTIMEATGYAPPTLLALGARLAVRTMPMNTVITNIPGPQVPLYCLGARMLEAFPYVCVVDGMAMIIAVISYDGRLEFGLSGDRSAMADLQDLATAVPDAFDELETALGLAAPPAGGRSRAAGGRRAKAGRGGRSAPGRRGAGGSGAQGTEATGT from the coding sequence ATGCCCTACGACCGCCTCTCGCCCCAGGACTCGGTGTTCCTCCACGTGGAGGACGACCACCAGCCCCTCCACGTCGGGGCGCTGGCCTACTTCGAGGCCGGGCCCCTGCGCGACGCCGAGGGACGCTTCGACCTCGAGCGGGTGCGGCGGCGCATCGCCTCCCGGCTGCACCTGGTGCCCCGCTTCCGCAAGCGGATCATGACCGTCCCGTTCGACCAGGGCCGGCCCGTCTGGGTCGACGACGAGGACTTCGACCTCGCCTACCACGTGCGGCTCACCGCCATCCCGGCGCCGGGGTCCGAGGCCCAGGTGAAGCTGCTCATGGACCGGGTGCAGGCCCAGGTCCTCGACCGGCGCCGCCCCCTCTGGGAGCTGTGGTTCGTCGACGGCGTCGACGACGACCGGGTCGCGCTCATCCAGAAGACCCACCACGCCCTGGTCGACGGCGTGTCGGGCATCGACGTGGCCACCGTCCTGCTCGACCTCGAGCCCGACACCGAGGACGTCGAGCCGCCGCCGTGGGACCCCGAGCCCCCGCCCGAGGCGTCGTCGCTCCTGGTCGACAGCCTCGTGGAGCGGGCGTCGGAGCCGGCCGAGCTGCTGCGCTCCGCCCGGGCCGCCCTCCGCGTGCCCCGCGACGTGGTCGAGCGGGTGGGCCAGGTCGCCCGCACCGTGGTGGACCTCGCCCACCCCACCCCGTCGGCCCCGTGGAACGTGCCGGTCACCCCCCACCGCCGCTTCGAGCCGGCGCGCGTCGAGCTGGAGCGGGCCAAGGCCCTGCGGCGGGCGGCGTCGGACCGGGGTCACGACCTGGAGGGCACCACCCTCAACGACGTGGTGCTCACCGCCTGCGCCGGGGCGATGCGCGCCTACCTGCGGGGCCGGGGGGACGACGTCGCCGAGGACCTGGTCTACCGGGCGATGGTGCCGGTGTCGGTGCGCGACGTGAGCGAGCAGATGGCCCTCGGCAACCGGGTGTCGATGATGGTCGCCGACCTGCCCGTCGGCGAGCCCGACCCGGTCGAGCGCCTCCGCTTCGTGCACGCCCACATGGCCAGCCGCAAGGAGATGGGCGAGGCCGTGGGGGCCGACACGATCATGGAGGCCACCGGCTACGCCCCGCCCACCCTCCTCGCCCTGGGCGCCCGCCTCGCGGTGCGGACGATGCCCATGAACACGGTCATCACCAACATCCCCGGCCCCCAGGTGCCGCTCTACTGCCTGGGCGCCCGGATGCTGGAGGCCTTCCCCTACGTGTGCGTGGTCGACGGGATGGCCATGATCATCGCCGTCATCTCCTACGACGGGCGCCTCGAGTTCGGTCTGTCGGGCGACCGCAGCGCCATGGCCGACCTCCAGGACCTGGCCACCGCCGTCCCCGACGCCTTCGACGAGCTGGAGACGGCCCTGGGCCTGGCCGCGCCGCCTGCGGGGGGACGCTCCCGGGCCGCCGGTGGGCGCCGGGCGAAGGCGGGGCGAGGCGGGCGGTCCGCGCCGGGGCGCCGGGGCGCAGGTGGGTCGGGAGCGCAGGGGACCGAGGCGACGGGGACCTGA
- a CDS encoding [protein-PII] uridylyltransferase, which translates to MRSPSPTPSLAPPGRADATTFDAEAVLAGAGPGLALVDAWTRAVDRWVAALFARAVGSDPATSAVAPAPSGVALVAIGGYGRNQVCPGSDLDLLLLHSRAIEVKPIAEALWYPIWDAGVKLGHSVRTPKEALSLASDDLDTATSLLDVRLLAGDAVLAEGLAREAAAQWEKRGKRWLAKLADSVDERHSRADEVAFLLEPDLKMGRGGLRDVHAVRWAERARQVLLDDDHAPIDAAELDLLAVRAELHRATGRAGDVLTLDQQDAVAEALAVEGGADGLMALVADRGRTIAWRSDETWHRVRAMLAGPGWSMGGRPRAIEPGLELRDREVHLTAEADPEADPPIALRAAAAAARLGTRIDRGSLERLARETAPFGDPWPEGGREALVALLSTGPPAIGQIESLDQLGVWLRVLPEWGPVRNRPQRNAYHRFTVDRHLLEASAGTHELLDTVDRPDLLVLGALLHDIGKGRPGDHTDVGMDLVRAIAPRMGLDEVDTETLVDMVRHHLLLPDVATRRDLDDPATASRVAEQVGSLRTLRLLHGLTVADSRATGPAAWGSWKAGLVATLVERTAVALGAEPGPDAAPPFPSAEHRDLLARREQVIRGEDEVVTVVAPDRPGLLRRVAGVMALHGLDVLSVEAVSSDDGWALERVTVAPPGDEPIAWPKVVADLEAGLAGRLAIRARLADRVRSHRPRNRLRSARVDPPEVRVDNSASREATVLEVHAPDAMGLLERICRAMAEMDLDVRSAKVQTLGDRVVDAFYVRDAEGAKLTDDAHLAEVRRAILHTLDAG; encoded by the coding sequence GTGAGGTCCCCGAGCCCGACCCCGAGCCTGGCCCCGCCCGGCCGTGCCGACGCCACCACCTTCGACGCCGAGGCGGTGCTGGCCGGTGCCGGGCCCGGCCTCGCCCTCGTCGACGCCTGGACCCGCGCCGTCGACCGCTGGGTGGCCGCCCTCTTCGCCCGGGCGGTGGGGTCCGACCCCGCCACCTCGGCGGTGGCGCCGGCGCCGTCGGGCGTCGCCCTCGTGGCCATCGGCGGCTACGGCCGCAACCAGGTGTGCCCGGGCAGCGACCTCGACCTGCTGCTCCTCCACTCCCGGGCGATCGAGGTCAAGCCCATCGCCGAGGCGCTCTGGTACCCGATCTGGGACGCCGGGGTGAAGCTGGGCCACTCGGTGCGGACGCCGAAGGAGGCGCTGTCGCTCGCCTCCGACGACCTCGACACCGCCACCTCCCTGCTCGACGTCCGCCTCCTCGCCGGCGACGCCGTGCTGGCCGAGGGCCTGGCGCGCGAGGCCGCGGCCCAGTGGGAGAAGCGGGGCAAGCGCTGGCTGGCCAAGCTGGCCGACTCCGTCGACGAGCGCCACAGCCGGGCCGACGAGGTGGCGTTCCTCCTCGAGCCCGACCTCAAGATGGGCCGGGGCGGGCTGCGCGACGTCCACGCCGTGCGCTGGGCCGAGCGGGCCCGCCAGGTGCTCCTCGACGACGACCACGCCCCCATCGACGCGGCCGAGCTCGACCTGCTGGCGGTGCGGGCCGAGCTGCACCGGGCCACCGGCCGCGCCGGCGACGTGCTCACCCTCGACCAGCAGGACGCGGTGGCCGAGGCCCTCGCGGTGGAGGGCGGGGCCGACGGCCTCATGGCCCTCGTCGCCGACCGGGGCCGGACCATCGCCTGGCGCTCGGACGAGACCTGGCACCGGGTGCGGGCCATGCTCGCGGGGCCGGGCTGGTCCATGGGCGGGCGGCCCCGGGCCATCGAGCCCGGCCTGGAGCTCCGCGACCGCGAGGTCCACCTCACCGCGGAGGCCGACCCGGAGGCCGACCCCCCCATCGCCCTGCGGGCCGCAGCGGCCGCGGCCCGCCTCGGCACCCGCATCGACCGCGGCTCGCTCGAGCGCCTGGCCCGGGAGACGGCCCCGTTCGGCGACCCGTGGCCCGAGGGCGGGCGCGAGGCGCTCGTCGCCCTGCTCTCCACCGGGCCGCCGGCCATCGGCCAGATCGAGTCCCTCGACCAGCTCGGCGTGTGGCTGCGGGTGCTGCCGGAGTGGGGCCCGGTGCGCAACCGGCCCCAGCGCAACGCCTACCACCGCTTCACCGTCGACCGGCACCTGCTGGAGGCGTCGGCCGGGACCCACGAGCTGCTCGACACCGTCGACCGCCCCGACCTGCTGGTGCTCGGGGCGCTGCTGCACGACATCGGCAAGGGCCGGCCCGGGGACCACACCGACGTCGGCATGGACCTCGTCCGGGCCATCGCTCCGCGCATGGGCCTCGACGAGGTCGACACCGAGACCCTCGTCGACATGGTGCGCCACCACCTGCTGCTGCCCGACGTGGCCACCCGGCGCGACCTCGACGACCCCGCCACCGCGTCGCGGGTGGCCGAGCAGGTGGGGTCGCTGCGCACCCTCCGCCTCCTCCACGGCCTCACCGTCGCCGACTCCCGGGCCACCGGCCCGGCGGCGTGGGGCAGCTGGAAGGCGGGCCTGGTCGCCACCCTGGTGGAGCGGACCGCCGTGGCCCTCGGCGCCGAGCCCGGGCCCGACGCGGCCCCGCCCTTCCCGAGCGCCGAGCACCGGGACCTGCTCGCCCGGCGCGAGCAGGTCATCCGGGGCGAGGACGAGGTCGTCACCGTGGTCGCCCCCGACCGCCCCGGGCTCCTGCGCCGGGTGGCCGGGGTCATGGCCCTCCACGGCCTCGACGTGCTGTCGGTGGAGGCCGTCTCCTCCGACGACGGCTGGGCCCTGGAGCGGGTGACGGTGGCGCCGCCGGGCGACGAGCCCATCGCCTGGCCCAAGGTGGTCGCCGACCTGGAGGCGGGCCTCGCCGGTCGCCTCGCCATCCGGGCCCGCCTGGCCGACCGGGTGCGGAGCCACCGGCCCCGGAACCGTCTGCGCAGCGCCCGGGTCGACCCGCCCGAGGTGCGCGTCGACAACAGCGCCTCCCGGGAGGCGACGGTGCTGGAGGTCCACGCCCCGGACGCCATGGGGCTGCTGGAGCGGATCTGCCGGGCCATGGCCGAGATGGACCTCGACGTGCGCTCGGCCAAGGTCCAGACCCTCGGCGACCGGGTGGTCGACGCCTTCTACGTGCGCGACGCGGAGGGGGCCAAGCTCACCGACGACGCCCACCTGGCTGAGGTGCGCCGGGCCATCCTGCACACCCTCGACGCCGGGTAG